One region of Sulfuriroseicoccus oceanibius genomic DNA includes:
- the pyk gene encoding pyruvate kinase, whose translation MTEPSTTTIIPKKTKFTVTLGPATDSEEMLGKLLDAGANVFRLNMSHGRHEWVRTVVERIRNVASKKNLHPAILMDLQGPSIRTGDLAEPIQLAVGDQIEIRTKDAAPTLEKSTTVNYDDLPKDVEAGSTIVVDNGMLLFKILSKTETNIICEVLTQGEITSRRHINLPGTVLNLPAMTDKDRDDATLAATLNLDFIAISFVRGAEHVREVRAFMAERSSSPRIVAKIEDQEAVRNINAIIEETDAVMVARGDLGIEVDYEELPIIQRSIVKKCHAAGKRVIVATHMLESMIENPSPTRAEVTDVANAVFEQADAVMLSGESSVGRYPLKCLEVLDRISRRIERSGGAGFEEFVRPTGSTKQLTCKSAVAMANDIDNSSLIVFTRRGVMAQHLSSFRPHKAPIYAFSEDDQVCRSLALSRGVKAFNIEFPSNAKDLIRHAITYLKAKGLVKAGEPLVIVSDILQEEYVTDSIRLYEA comes from the coding sequence ATGACCGAACCATCGACAACCACCATCATCCCGAAGAAGACGAAATTCACCGTCACTCTCGGACCTGCTACTGATTCCGAGGAAATGCTCGGTAAGCTGCTCGACGCAGGTGCCAACGTTTTCCGCCTCAACATGAGCCACGGCCGTCACGAATGGGTCCGCACCGTCGTTGAGCGCATCCGCAACGTGGCCTCCAAGAAGAATCTCCACCCTGCGATCCTGATGGACCTTCAGGGCCCATCCATCCGCACCGGTGACCTCGCAGAGCCAATCCAGCTCGCCGTTGGTGATCAAATTGAGATCCGCACCAAGGACGCAGCACCAACACTCGAGAAGAGCACCACAGTCAACTACGACGACCTGCCAAAGGACGTGGAAGCAGGCAGCACCATCGTCGTCGACAACGGCATGCTCCTCTTCAAGATCCTCTCGAAGACCGAGACCAACATCATCTGCGAAGTTCTCACCCAGGGTGAAATCACCTCGCGCCGTCACATCAACCTGCCAGGCACCGTGCTCAACCTGCCTGCCATGACCGACAAGGACCGCGACGACGCCACCCTCGCAGCCACCCTCAACCTCGACTTCATCGCGATCTCGTTCGTCCGCGGCGCGGAACACGTCCGCGAAGTGCGCGCATTCATGGCCGAGCGCAGCTCGTCCCCACGCATCGTCGCCAAAATCGAAGACCAGGAAGCCGTCCGTAACATCAATGCCATCATCGAAGAAACCGACGCCGTCATGGTGGCCCGTGGTGACCTCGGTATCGAAGTCGATTACGAAGAGCTCCCAATCATCCAGCGAAGCATCGTCAAAAAGTGCCACGCAGCTGGTAAGCGCGTCATCGTCGCCACCCACATGCTCGAGAGCATGATCGAAAACCCAAGCCCAACCCGCGCAGAAGTCACCGACGTCGCAAACGCCGTCTTCGAACAGGCCGACGCCGTGATGCTCTCGGGTGAAAGCTCGGTCGGACGCTACCCACTCAAGTGCCTCGAGGTGCTCGACCGCATCTCCCGCCGAATCGAGCGCTCCGGTGGCGCAGGGTTCGAGGAGTTCGTCCGCCCAACCGGCAGCACCAAGCAACTCACCTGCAAGTCTGCGGTCGCCATGGCCAACGACATCGACAACAGCAGCCTCATCGTCTTCACCCGCCGCGGTGTGATGGCCCAGCACCTGTCCTCGTTCCGCCCTCACAAGGCGCCGATCTACGCATTCTCGGAAGACGACCAGGTCTGCCGTAGCCTCGCTCTCTCGCGCGGCGTGAAAGCATTCAACATCGAGTTCCCTAGCAACGCGAAGGACCTCATCCGCCACGCCATCACCTACCTCAAGGCCAAGGGCCTCGTGAAAGCCGGCGAGCCTCTGGTGATCGTTTCCGACATCCTCCAAGAGGAGTACGTCACCGACTCGATCCGCCTCTACGAAGCGTAA
- a CDS encoding DUF2293 domain-containing protein, translating into MSGESIEVRPGDRAGYVMSLEGEYLKIPEGWALLPPGDAALSRRIKKDGPSWTVKKPKGRKMFSQGILAPAHRIEALRAEVEAEREDPSYQRKLDAGRRRREKEQAEYSEEFAAAVYAFLDFDQRYDVVAKYLANLVTEHAVPVGSGTVARTKRIPVEKRAEAAVIAWMRHQTTAYDHMKIPREKGARREVRRMLAQRSRAVLENYRRGEDINPKTCPLWNALGD; encoded by the coding sequence ATGTCTGGAGAATCGATCGAAGTGCGGCCGGGGGATAGGGCTGGGTATGTGATGAGCCTGGAGGGCGAGTATTTGAAGATTCCCGAGGGCTGGGCGTTGCTGCCTCCGGGTGATGCGGCGTTGAGTCGTCGGATTAAGAAGGACGGGCCGAGTTGGACGGTGAAGAAGCCGAAAGGGCGCAAGATGTTCTCGCAGGGGATTTTGGCACCGGCGCATCGGATTGAAGCGTTGCGAGCGGAGGTGGAGGCGGAGCGTGAGGATCCATCGTACCAGCGCAAGCTGGATGCGGGGCGGCGTCGGCGTGAAAAGGAACAGGCGGAGTATTCGGAAGAGTTTGCTGCGGCGGTTTATGCGTTTTTGGATTTCGACCAGCGCTACGATGTGGTGGCCAAGTATTTGGCGAACCTGGTGACGGAGCACGCCGTGCCGGTGGGGAGTGGTACAGTGGCGCGGACGAAGCGCATCCCGGTGGAGAAGCGTGCCGAGGCGGCGGTGATTGCTTGGATGCGGCACCAGACTACGGCGTACGATCACATGAAGATTCCGCGTGAGAAGGGAGCACGGCGCGAGGTGCGGCGAATGCTTGCCCAGCGGTCGCGAGCGGTGTTGGAGAATTACCGGAGGGGCGAGGATATCAATCCGAAGACCTGCCCGTTGTGGAATGCATTGGGGGATTGA
- a CDS encoding PQQ-dependent sugar dehydrogenase, translating to MKKLALVLLAAASVAAAHAGVKIEPIAQGFDKPLWVGCPEGENDHLWVLEQAGMIHIFDKATGKRREQPFLDLTSMTKISANERGLLGLAFAPDFQTSGRFYINLTNNRGNTEIIRFTTKDDNRYLGDIESAEVLMRVNQDFGNHNGGFVGFGPDGMLYVGMGDGGSANDPKNRAQDMGSQLGKMLRIDVSHPKSYSIPADNPFGDTIWMTGLRNPWRCSWDRETKDLYIGDVGQNKLEEINFVPAGKGRGANFGWRLREGTIATPKRGVGGPLEGAMDPIYEYPHNRSETGGFSVTGGEVYRGPDQKLNGRYFFADYQFPRLWSFVAKGQKATDFQIHNEALKSAEPRVKMISSFGSDNTGRLFFTDHATGAVHEIVAE from the coding sequence ATGAAAAAGCTCGCACTTGTTTTACTCGCAGCAGCCTCCGTCGCAGCAGCCCACGCCGGAGTCAAAATCGAACCAATCGCCCAAGGGTTTGATAAACCGCTGTGGGTCGGATGCCCAGAGGGCGAAAACGACCACCTGTGGGTGCTCGAGCAGGCTGGCATGATCCACATCTTCGACAAAGCCACCGGCAAGCGACGCGAGCAGCCATTCCTCGATCTCACATCGATGACCAAGATCAGCGCCAACGAACGAGGTCTACTCGGGCTGGCGTTCGCTCCGGATTTCCAAACCAGCGGCCGCTTCTACATCAACCTCACCAACAACCGCGGCAACACGGAGATCATCCGATTCACAACCAAGGACGACAACCGCTACCTCGGCGACATCGAGTCGGCCGAAGTCCTCATGCGGGTCAATCAGGACTTCGGCAACCACAATGGTGGGTTCGTCGGATTCGGCCCGGACGGCATGCTCTACGTCGGCATGGGCGACGGCGGATCGGCCAACGACCCGAAAAACCGCGCCCAGGACATGGGCTCCCAACTCGGGAAAATGCTACGCATCGACGTCAGCCACCCGAAATCCTACTCCATCCCCGCCGACAACCCATTCGGCGACACCATCTGGATGACCGGCCTGCGCAACCCATGGCGCTGCAGCTGGGACCGCGAAACCAAGGACCTCTACATCGGTGACGTCGGCCAAAACAAACTCGAAGAGATCAATTTCGTCCCAGCCGGCAAAGGCCGCGGTGCCAACTTCGGCTGGCGCCTGCGCGAAGGCACCATCGCCACACCAAAACGCGGTGTCGGCGGCCCGCTAGAAGGAGCGATGGATCCCATCTACGAATACCCACACAACCGCAGCGAGACCGGCGGCTTCTCCGTCACCGGTGGCGAAGTCTACCGCGGACCAGACCAAAAACTCAACGGCCGCTATTTCTTCGCCGACTACCAGTTCCCCCGTCTTTGGTCGTTTGTGGCAAAGGGCCAAAAAGCCACCGACTTCCAAATCCATAACGAAGCTCTCAAGTCGGCCGAACCAAGGGTCAAAATGATCTCGTCCTTCGGTAGCGACAACACCGGCCGCTTGTTCTTCACCGACCACGCAACCGGTGCCGTCCACGAGATCGTTGCGGAATGA
- a CDS encoding acetylornithine/succinyldiaminopimelate transaminase, producing MSKPSDVTRADFDRYFVPTYAPTEFIPARGEGARVWDTADKEYIDLAGGIAVTSVGHCHPAVVKALTDQASTLWHVSNLHMTEPALRLAKKLVDATFADRVFFCNSGAEANEGALKMARRRAVNVHGEGKDEIIAFTNSFHGRTFFTVTTGGQPKYSEGFGPRPGAVTHLPFNDIDALKAAVSDKTCAIVVEPLQGEGGVNPATPEFLKAARELCDQFDALLVFDEVQTGNGRTGSLFAYEQTGVVPDILSTAKGMGNGFPIGAVLAKEEPASHMTPGTHGTTYGGNPLACAVAEAVFDIISSEDVLAGVKERGEILKTALENINRECLCFREVRGQGLLIGCELSAEFEGKAGALVGLLAKHGVLALVAGPNTLRLAPPLTISGEELAEGINRTSRAVANFVSA from the coding sequence ATGTCCAAGCCATCTGATGTTACACGGGCGGATTTCGACCGCTACTTTGTCCCGACCTACGCACCGACCGAGTTCATTCCAGCTCGAGGCGAGGGTGCCCGCGTGTGGGATACCGCGGACAAGGAGTACATCGACTTGGCTGGCGGGATCGCGGTGACGAGTGTCGGCCACTGTCATCCAGCGGTGGTGAAAGCGCTGACTGACCAGGCATCGACGTTGTGGCATGTGTCCAACTTGCACATGACCGAGCCGGCGTTGCGATTGGCGAAGAAACTTGTCGATGCGACCTTTGCCGACCGGGTGTTTTTCTGCAACTCGGGAGCCGAGGCCAACGAGGGTGCGCTCAAGATGGCGCGGCGTCGTGCGGTGAATGTGCATGGAGAAGGCAAGGACGAGATCATTGCATTCACCAACTCATTCCACGGACGGACGTTCTTCACCGTGACTACTGGTGGCCAGCCGAAGTACTCCGAGGGTTTTGGTCCGCGTCCTGGTGCGGTCACGCATTTGCCTTTCAACGACATCGACGCGCTGAAAGCTGCGGTGAGTGACAAGACCTGCGCGATCGTGGTCGAGCCGCTGCAAGGCGAGGGCGGAGTGAACCCAGCGACGCCTGAGTTCCTCAAAGCCGCGCGTGAGTTGTGCGATCAGTTCGATGCGTTGTTGGTTTTCGATGAAGTGCAGACTGGCAACGGCCGTACCGGATCGCTTTTCGCCTACGAGCAGACCGGAGTGGTGCCTGATATTTTGTCGACCGCCAAAGGGATGGGCAATGGCTTCCCGATCGGTGCCGTGTTGGCCAAAGAAGAGCCGGCTTCGCACATGACGCCGGGCACGCACGGCACGACCTATGGCGGCAACCCATTGGCGTGCGCGGTGGCCGAGGCTGTGTTTGACATCATCAGCAGCGAAGACGTGCTGGCAGGAGTGAAAGAACGTGGCGAGATCCTGAAGACCGCGTTGGAAAACATCAACCGCGAGTGCCTGTGCTTCCGCGAAGTGCGGGGGCAAGGGTTGCTTATCGGCTGTGAGCTCAGCGCTGAGTTCGAGGGCAAGGCGGGTGCATTGGTTGGATTGCTGGCCAAGCACGGCGTGCTGGCGTTGGTCGCCGGACCGAACACATTGCGACTGGCTCCGCCGCTGACAATTAGTGGTGAAGAGCTTGCCGAGGGCATCAATCGGACATCGCGGGCGGTTGCCAATTTCGTTTCGGCATAG
- a CDS encoding fumarate hydratase, which produces MADKPFHYQAPFPLGPDKTEYECISTDYVSTIDCCGREMLKVEPEALTLLANAASKAISFTLRPSHLKQVAAILDDEEATDNDRMVALNLLRNAEIAARGILPACQDTGTAIVMGKKGQSVWTGADDAEFLSKGIYKTYTEENLRYSQTVPLTMFEETNSRTNLPAQIDLYATNSDEYSFLFVNKGGGSANKTFLYQETKALLNPKRLREFAIEKFRTLGTSACPPYHIALVIGGTSAETTMKTVKLASTRYYDELPTEGNEHGQAFRDVEMEKELLQAAREIGIGAQFGGKYFALDIRVIRLPRHGASCPVGLGVSCSADRQAKAKITKDGIFLEKLEKNPGQYIPEKYKDWKFKGVKIDLNEGMAKTLETLSKYPVTTPVALNGTIIVARDIAHAKLREVLQETGELPQYIKDYPVYYAGPAKTPEGLPSGSFGPTTAGRMDGYVDEFQAAGGSMVMLAKGNRSQQVTDACKKHGGFYLGSIGGPAALLAQNHIKSVEVVEWPELGMEAVWKIEVEDFPAFILVDDKGNDFFEQINQCPIC; this is translated from the coding sequence ATGGCTGACAAACCCTTTCATTACCAAGCTCCGTTTCCTCTCGGTCCGGACAAGACCGAGTACGAATGCATCTCGACTGATTATGTCTCGACCATCGACTGCTGTGGTCGCGAGATGTTGAAAGTTGAGCCGGAGGCACTGACGCTTCTGGCCAACGCCGCATCGAAGGCAATTTCGTTCACTCTGCGTCCGTCGCACCTCAAGCAGGTCGCCGCCATCCTCGACGATGAAGAGGCGACCGATAACGACCGCATGGTGGCTCTCAATTTGCTGCGCAATGCCGAGATCGCCGCACGCGGTATCCTCCCTGCCTGCCAAGACACCGGCACCGCAATCGTGATGGGCAAAAAAGGCCAGTCTGTGTGGACCGGAGCCGACGATGCTGAGTTTCTCTCGAAAGGGATCTACAAGACCTACACCGAGGAGAACCTGCGCTACTCGCAGACCGTGCCGTTGACCATGTTCGAAGAGACGAACTCGCGCACGAACCTGCCGGCCCAGATCGATCTCTACGCGACCAATAGCGACGAGTATTCTTTCCTGTTCGTGAACAAGGGCGGTGGATCCGCTAACAAGACATTCCTCTATCAAGAGACCAAGGCGCTGCTCAATCCGAAGCGCCTGCGTGAGTTTGCGATTGAGAAGTTCCGTACACTGGGCACGTCGGCCTGCCCGCCTTACCACATTGCGTTGGTGATCGGTGGCACGTCCGCCGAGACCACGATGAAGACCGTGAAGTTGGCATCGACCCGTTACTACGATGAACTGCCAACCGAGGGCAACGAGCACGGTCAGGCATTCCGCGACGTGGAGATGGAGAAAGAGTTGCTGCAGGCGGCGCGCGAGATCGGAATTGGTGCGCAGTTTGGCGGCAAGTACTTCGCGTTGGATATTCGGGTGATCCGATTGCCGCGTCACGGTGCTTCTTGTCCGGTGGGTCTTGGCGTTTCGTGCTCGGCCGACCGTCAGGCGAAGGCGAAGATCACCAAAGACGGGATCTTCCTGGAGAAGCTGGAGAAGAACCCAGGCCAGTACATCCCTGAGAAGTACAAGGATTGGAAGTTCAAGGGCGTTAAGATTGACCTCAACGAGGGCATGGCGAAGACGCTCGAGACCTTGAGTAAGTACCCGGTGACCACTCCGGTGGCGCTGAATGGCACGATCATCGTGGCGCGTGACATTGCCCACGCCAAGCTGCGTGAGGTGTTGCAGGAGACCGGTGAGCTGCCGCAATACATCAAGGACTATCCGGTTTACTATGCCGGTCCTGCCAAGACACCGGAAGGTCTGCCGTCGGGATCGTTCGGGCCGACGACAGCCGGCCGTATGGACGGATACGTTGATGAGTTCCAGGCTGCTGGTGGATCGATGGTGATGCTCGCCAAGGGCAACCGCTCCCAGCAGGTGACCGACGCGTGTAAGAAGCACGGTGGGTTCTATCTTGGGTCGATCGGTGGCCCGGCTGCGTTGCTCGCCCAGAACCACATCAAGAGTGTGGAAGTGGTGGAGTGGCCGGAGCTCGGCATGGAAGCTGTGTGGAAGATCGAAGTCGAGGACTTCCCTGCGTTCATCCTGGTGGATGACAAGGGCAACGACTTCTTCGAGCAGATCAACCAGTGCCCAATTTGTTGA
- the recF gene encoding DNA replication/repair protein RecF (All proteins in this family for which functions are known are DNA-binding proteins that assist the filamentation of RecA onto DNA for the initiation of recombination or recombinational repair.), with protein sequence MSLSRLRLFQFRCFGNVELAVDDAAPVVGFVGENAAGKTSILEAVCVLLRLQSPRAQAMGDLVRFGDDKAAVEGELDGTTLRWVQSASGRRLSVDGERAGKAANYLAHSGLVVWMGNDDILLVRAGGDGRRRFLDFVGSQMFPEYRGSLRAYERALRSRNFLLKKPDVTEAQLAAYAAVLAEHGDRLSGWREQMVAQLSPVAAEAHREISGRDESFEMVYQPSAEPGGLAAAIANSRGDERRRKSTVVGPHRDDLALQLNGMPLAQFGSEGQQRTAVLAMKIAQARVLHQVRGRAPMILVDDVFGELDTSRRQQLMAGLPKESKIWLTTTTLDWADDALLERMTRFEVTSGTLQRM encoded by the coding sequence ATGTCGCTGTCCCGTCTCCGTCTTTTTCAGTTCCGTTGCTTTGGCAATGTTGAGCTGGCGGTGGACGATGCGGCGCCGGTGGTCGGTTTTGTGGGCGAGAATGCGGCGGGCAAGACGTCGATTTTGGAAGCGGTTTGTGTGTTGTTGCGGCTGCAATCGCCGCGTGCCCAGGCGATGGGTGACCTCGTGCGCTTCGGGGATGACAAGGCGGCGGTTGAGGGTGAGTTGGATGGCACGACGTTGCGTTGGGTGCAGTCGGCGTCCGGGCGGCGGTTGTCAGTGGACGGCGAACGAGCTGGGAAAGCTGCGAACTATTTGGCGCACAGCGGGCTGGTGGTCTGGATGGGGAACGATGACATTTTGCTGGTGCGGGCAGGCGGCGATGGACGGCGGCGATTTTTGGACTTTGTCGGGAGTCAGATGTTTCCCGAGTACCGGGGGAGTCTGCGTGCTTACGAGCGTGCGCTGAGGTCGCGCAATTTCTTGCTCAAGAAGCCCGACGTGACCGAGGCTCAGTTGGCTGCCTATGCGGCGGTGCTGGCTGAGCATGGCGACCGCTTGAGCGGGTGGCGCGAGCAGATGGTGGCGCAGCTGTCACCGGTGGCTGCTGAGGCACATCGCGAGATCAGCGGTCGCGACGAGTCGTTTGAGATGGTTTATCAACCGAGCGCGGAGCCAGGCGGGCTGGCGGCAGCGATTGCGAACTCACGAGGCGACGAGCGGCGGCGCAAGTCGACCGTGGTCGGCCCGCACCGTGATGATCTGGCACTGCAGCTCAATGGGATGCCGTTGGCGCAGTTCGGCTCCGAGGGGCAACAACGCACCGCCGTGCTGGCGATGAAAATTGCCCAGGCACGGGTGTTGCATCAGGTGCGTGGTCGGGCTCCGATGATCCTGGTGGACGATGTGTTTGGCGAGCTCGATACATCGCGCAGGCAGCAGTTGATGGCGGGGCTGCCAAAGGAGAGCAAGATCTGGCTGACGACGACGACGCTCGATTGGGCGGATGACGCGTTGCTCGAGCGGATGACGCGCTTCGAGGTGACGAGCGGCACGTTGCAGCGGATGTGA
- a CDS encoding MOSC domain-containing protein, whose amino-acid sequence MFYCLPMQIIVHHLYISPDHNFYGHHGKPAGEHPVIECDAIDLVAGSGIVGDRFFDYKPDYKGQITFFDHAVYQQVRDEIVRGELAPSAFRRNVVVSGGDLNSLIGQRFRIGELEFTGSSECSPCYWMDQACAPGTEAFLKGRGGLRARITAGGTLTTGKFELELV is encoded by the coding sequence ATGTTTTACTGCCTGCCGATGCAGATCATCGTCCACCACCTCTACATCTCGCCGGACCACAACTTCTACGGCCACCACGGCAAACCCGCCGGCGAGCACCCGGTCATCGAGTGCGATGCCATCGATCTCGTCGCCGGCAGCGGCATCGTCGGAGATCGCTTCTTCGACTACAAACCCGACTACAAGGGGCAAATCACATTCTTTGACCACGCGGTCTACCAACAAGTGCGCGACGAAATCGTGCGCGGCGAACTGGCCCCTTCCGCCTTCCGCCGCAATGTAGTTGTCTCAGGTGGGGACCTCAATTCGCTGATCGGCCAACGCTTTCGCATCGGCGAGCTCGAGTTCACCGGCAGCTCGGAGTGTTCGCCATGTTACTGGATGGACCAGGCATGCGCCCCGGGAACGGAAGCATTCCTCAAAGGACGCGGCGGATTGCGCGCACGGATCACCGCGGGAGGAACGCTCACTACCGGCAAATTCGAACTCGAACTCGTCTAA